A portion of the Perognathus longimembris pacificus isolate PPM17 chromosome 20, ASM2315922v1, whole genome shotgun sequence genome contains these proteins:
- the Peg3 gene encoding paternally-expressed gene 3 protein isoform X1, whose product MLPPNHLPNTKPEKYWAPNLYELDSDMTNEPDAVLEGPAACELSHQRFRNLPYMDFVGPQRTLVILRKFCLNWLQPEIHTKEEIVELLVLEQYLTIIPEKLKPWVRARQPDSCEELVALLENYRMYQREDDTNSDEDMRWNRGGTPPVRPVPSFSSDRDREWERERERDRDQDWDRRGRSREVEPRDRWSYSRSPRSRLPQRDLSLPVMARASYQMEREEDRVSMDYESRSQDAESYRSVMEAHEDRKSQNPIHDNMENYRKLLSLGVQLAEDDRHSHMTQGHSSRTKRSAYPSTSRGLKIMPEAKKPSHRRGICEDESSHGVIMEKFIKDVSRGSRSGRAREPSDRLQRLPRVSGDHWRDVSLNRREPMLPQRGYEGSAFRGGFRFNSNLVSRRRVLERKRRYHFDTDAKGLAHEHKGSARKKPFECGSEMRRASSTSTSSLGSASSSEPQPGDLGATAYVCDECGRSFTVISEFVEHQIMHTRENLYEYGESFADNSTPSEDPGRQSGGKRFECKECGEVFSKSAALAEHRRIHAREYLAECKDQDSEEAPMPSPTFSELQKMYGKEKFYECRVCKETFLHSSALVEHQKIHEGMSCGEDKANEYDHEPERRAAFVPSAALREFQKMYGKNKIYECKVCGDSFLHSSSLKEHLKIHARGNPFENKGQGCEGAFMPSPSLKRRQKTYAKEKFFDVKDGRDPFMQSADLSEHQKIHSRKNFFDGRGYEKSAMHSMPFTESQKSHTITRPPEDEEDEKAFTISSNPDEAQTPPTMENAYEGKFCEKSDSHCSGPVEAQKSQGAAGFSKPKVPTGPAMQSSEVPNHMRARFGGNFSAGKEYLASITRSLAIPKSLKRYYVNKEAGSDEKGESSTYLSDLHNKRRKIPARESPYDGDNNDYKDAIMPSTSYAEPRRSLAGDRAAEFKQDGVFSVPTTSVRGHQKARAKKKYLEQRANEATVSHSLPFGELPIVRPREKLYECQECGETFARSSDLIEHQKIHDREKPSGSGHYEQSVNYSMAPTGPQTSYTQEQYAEEQVRDKPNKSATDNSLPEQEENCTQEKTPGEETHIEETQGQTQDQKMEGQETHSEETQDQKMDGQEIQDQKMDVQETQGQEMDGQGTQDQKMDGQEIQDQEMDSQETQDQKMDGQEIQDQKMDVQETQGQEMDGQETEGQEMDGQEIQGQKIDGQETQGQAVDGQEIQGQELDGQEIHGQAMDGQEFQGQESQYQETHGEDTCDQEINSEESQGQEMEGQESQGQEMDDQESQDQETGEDTISQVSSSDEQKDDPEDTIYECQECGLGFVYLTDLTSHQDIHSRKCLVDGREYAYSDVHMHSLSEYQKECGGEQLFECSKCGESFIHSSFLFEHQRVHEQDQLYSMKGCDDGFICLLPVKPRRNRAAERNPAVAGAAIRCLQCGQGFIHSSALNEHMRHHRDDEYLEQTEVAEEIFIQTLALTEFQGSEAEEKLFECTICGECFFTAKQLGDHHTKVHKDEPYEYGASFTHASFLTEPLRRPGPFYECRDCGQAFMHDTILTKHTMFDPDEEEEEEEEEEEEEAATAQEVEVNVLIPREVLCIQGSNVEAAEPEVEAAEPEVEAAEPEVEAAEPDGEAEGPVGEAAEADGEAEQPNGEAEYPYGDADEPDGAGIEDPEERAEEPEGDADEPDGAGIEDPEEEVEEEIQVEEPYYNCQECTETFSSLAAFGEHLRAHASLVLPEPADAPGEGAGPSAAHQADHQYFSCDVCGQLFNDLLSLARHQNTHTG is encoded by the exons ATGCTGCCTCCAAATCACTTGCCTAACACCAAACCTGAGAAGTATTGGGCCCCCAATCTCTATGAGCTAGACAGTGACATGACCAATGAGCCGGATGCTGTCCTAGAAGGCCCTGCAGCCTGTGAATTGTCTCATCAGAGGTTTCGGAACTTACCCTATATGGATTTTGTTGGTCCTCAGAGGACCCTGGTCATACTCAGAAAATTCTGCCTCAATTGGTTGCAGCCAGAGATTCACACCAAGGAGGAGATCGTTGAGCTCCTGGTCCTTGAGCAGTACCTGACTATCATTCCGGAAAAGCTCAAGCCTTGGGTACGAGCTAGACAGCCAGACAGCTGTGAGGAGCTGGTTGCCCTGCTGGAGAATTACAGGATGTACCAGCGCGAAG ACGACACCAACAGTGACGAAGACATGAGGTGGAACCGAGGAGGAACCCCTCCAGTCCGACCGGTCCCTTCCTTCAGCA GTGACCGGGACCGGGAGTGGGAGCGGGAGCGGGAGCGGGACCGCGACCAGGACTGGGACcgcagaggcagaagcagggaAGTGGAGCCTCGAGACCGTTGGTCATacagcaggagccccaggagca GGCTGCCTCAGCGTGACCTTTCCCTGCCTGTGATGGCGAGGGCAAGTTACCAaatggaaagagaggaagacaggGTCTCCATGGATTATGAGTCTCGATCCCAG GATGCTGAGTCATACCGGAGTGTCATGGAGGCCCACGAGGACAGGAAGTCTCAGAACCCGATCCACGACAACATGGAGAACTACAGGAAGCTGCTGTCACTGG GGGTACAGCTTGCTGAAGATGACCGCCACTCCCACATGACACAAGGCCACTCCTCCAGAACCAAGCGAAGTGCCTACCCAAGCACCAGCCGAG GTCTGAAAATTATGCCTGAAGCCAAAAAGCCAAGTCATCGTCGGGGAATCTGTGAAGACGAATCTTCTCATGGAGTGATCATGGAGAAATTCATCAAGGATGTGTCCCGTGGCTCCAGATCCGGAAGAGCCCGGGAGCCGAGTGATCGGCTACAGAGGCTCCCCAGAGTGTCAGGCGACCACTGGAGAGATGTCTCATTAAACCGGAGGGAGCCAATGCTCCCTCAGAGGGGTTATGAGGGGAGTGCATTTAGAGGAGGCTTCAGGTTCAACTCTAACCTTGTCTCTAGAAGGAGGGTTCTGGAAAGGAAAAGGCGCTATCATTTTGACACAGATGCGAAGGGTTTGGCTCATGAGCATAAGGGCAGTGCCAGGAAGAAGCCTTTTGAGTGTGGCAGTGAGATGAGGAGGGCTTCCAGCACCAGCACAAGCAGCCTGGGCTCAGCTTCCTCTTCTGAGCCGCAGCCAGGTGATCTGGGGGCGACAGCCTATGTGTGTGATGAGTGTGGGAGGTCCTTCACCGTCATATCAGAGTTCGTGGAACACCAGATCATGCATACCAGGGAGAATCTCTATGAGTATGGCGAGTCCTTTGCTGACAACTCAACTCCCAGTGAGGATCCAGGCCGTCAGAGTGGAGGGAAACGCTTTGAGTGCAAAGAGTGTGGGGAAGTCTTCAGTAAGAGTGCTGCCCTCGCAGAGCACCGCAGAATTCATGCCAGAGAGTACCTGGCCGAGTGTAAGGACCAGGACAGTGAGGAGGCTCCCATGCCCAGCCCGACCTTCAGTGAGCTTCAGAAGATGTATGGCAAAGAGAAATTTTACGAGTGCCGTGTGTGTAAGGAAACCTTCCTTCACAGTTCTGCCCTCGTTGAGCACCAGAAGATCCATGAGGGAATGAGCTGCGGTGAAGACAAGGCCAATGAGTATGACCATGAGCCTGAGCGCAGGGCAGCCTTCGTGCCCAGTGCAGCCCTGAGAGAATTTCAGAAAATGTATGGCAAAAACAAGATCTACGAGTGCAAGGTGTGTGGGGACTCCTTCCTCCATAGCTCCTCTCTGAAAGAGCACCTCAAAATCCATGCCAGGGGAAACCCATTTGAAAACAAGGGCCAGGGATGTGAGGGAGCCTTTATGCCTAGCCCCTCCCTTAAAAGGCGTCAGAAAACTTACGCTAAGGAGAAGTTCTTTGATGTTAAAGATGGCCGGGATCCCTTCATGCAAAgtgcagacctcagtgagcatcAGAAAATTCATTCTCGGAAGAACTTCTTCGATGGCCGTGGATATGAGAAGTCTGCTATGCATAGCATGCCCTTCACTGAATCTCAGAAGAGTCACACCATCACAAGACCACCTGAGGATGAGGAAGATGAAAAGGCCTTCACCATCAGTTCTAACCCTGATGAAGCCCAGACACCTCCCACAATGGAAAATGCCTACGAGGGGAAGTTCTGTGAGAAGTCTGATAgtcactgctcaggccctgtggaGGCTCAGAAAAGTCAGGGTGCAGCCGGGTTCAGCAAACCCAAAGTGCCTACAGGGCCTGCTATGCAGAGCTCAGAGGTCCCCAACCACATGAGAGCCCGTTTTGGAGGAAATTTCTCTGCAGGAAAGGAATACCTGGCGTCCATTACTCGTAGCCTGGCTATTCCCAAATCTCTGAAACGTTACTACGTTAACAAAGAAGCTGGCAGTGATGAGAAGGGAGAGTCCTCCACTTACCTCTCAGACCTTCACAACAAGCGCCGGAAGATTCCTGCCAGAGAGAGCCCTTATGATGGGGATAACAATGATTACAAGGATGCCATCATGCCAAGCACATCCTATGCAGAGCCTAGAAGAAGCCTTGCTGGAGACAGAGCTGCTGAATTTAAACAAGATGGTGTCTTTTCAGTCCCCACCACTAGTGTCCGTGGTCACCAGAAGGCTCGTGCCAAGAAGAAGTACCTTGAGCAGAGGGCCAATGAGGCCACTGTCAGTCATTCCCTACCTTTTGGTGAGCTGCCTATAGTTCGCCCTAGGGAGAAGCTGTATGAATGCCAGGAGTGTGGCGAGACCTTTGCTCGTAGCTCCGACCTCATTGAGCACCAGAAGATTCATGACAGAGAAAAGCCCTCTGGAAGTGGGCACTACGAGCAATCTGTCAATTACAGCATGGCCCCTACTGGTCCTCAGACAAGTTATACCCAAGAGCAGTATGCTGAAGAACAAGTACGTGACAAACCCAACAAATCTGCTACTGACAACAGCCTCCCTGAGCAAGAGGAAAACTGCACCCAAGAGAAGACTCCTGGGGAAGAAACCCACATTGAGGAAACCCAAGGTCAGACCCAGGATCAGAAGATGGAGGGTCAGGAGACCCACAGCGAAGAGACCCAGGATCAGAAGATGGATGGTCAAGAGATCCAGGATCAGAAGATGGATGTTCAAGAGACCCAGGGTCAGGAGATGGATGGTCAGGGGACCCAGGATCAGAAGATGGATGGTCAAGAGATCCAGGATCAGGAGATGGATAGTCAGGAGACCCAGGATCAGAAGATGGATGGTCAGGAGATCCAGGATCAGAAGATGGATGTTCAGGAGACCCAGGGTCAGGAGATGGATGGTCAGGAGACCGAGGGTCAGGAGATGGATGGTCAGGAGATCCAAGGTCAGAAGATAGATGGTCAGGAGACCCAGGGTCAGGCGGTGGATGGTCAGGAGATCCAGGGTCAGGAGTTGGATGGTCAGGAGATCCACGGTCAGGCCATGGATGGTCAGGAGTTCCAGGGTCAGGAGAGTCAGTATCAGGAGACCCATGGCGAAGACACCTGTGATCAGGAGATCAACAGTGAGGAGAGCCAGGGTCAGGAGATGGAAGGTCAGGAAAGCCAAGGTCAGGAGATGGACGATCAGGAGAGCCAGGATCAGGAGACAGGTGAGGATACTATCAGTCAGGTGTCGAGTTCTGATGAGCAGAAGGACGATCCCGAAGACACCATCTACGAATGCCAGGAGTGTGGACTGGGCTTCGTGTACCTCACAGACCTCACCAGCCATCAGGACATCCACAGCAGGAAGTGCCTGGTCGACGGCCGAGAATACGCGTACTCCGATGTCCACATGCATTCCCTCAGTGAGTACCAGAAAGAGTGCGGTGGAGAGCAGCTCTTTGAGTGCTCCAAGTGTGGCGAGTCCTTTATCCATAGCTCCTTCCTGTTTGAGCATCAGAGAGTCCATGAGCAAGACCAGTTGTATTCCATGAAGGGATGTGACGATGGTTTTATTTGCCTCTTGCCAGTGAAGCCGAGGAGGAACCGAGCGGCCGAGAGGAATCCTGCTGTGGCTGGGGCGGCCATCCGATGCCTCCAGTGCGGGCAAGGCTTCATCCACAGCTCAGCCCTCAACGAGCACATGCGGCACCACAGGGATGATGAGTACCTGGAGCAGACGGAGGTGGCTGAGGAGATCTTCATCCAGACCCTGGCCCTCACCGAGTTCCAGGGCAGCGAGGCCGAGGAGAAGCTCTTCGAATGCACCATCTGTGGAGAATGCTTCTTTACCGCCAAGCAGCTGGGGGACCACCACACCAAGGTCCACAAGGATGAGCCCTACGAGTACGGGGCTTCCTTCACCCATGCCTCGTTCCTCACCGAGCCCCTCCGACGCCCCGGGCCCTTCTATGAGTGCCGGGACTGTGGGCAGGCCTTCATGCATGACACCATCCTCACCAAGCACACCATGTTTGACCccgatgaggaagaagaggaagaggaggaggaggaagaagaagaagccgcCACCGCCCAGGAGGTTGAAGTCAACGTCCTCATCCCACGAGAAGTCCTGTGCATCCAGGGGTCAAACGTAGAAGCTGCAGAGCCGGAGGTGGAGGCGGCTGAGCCAGAGGTAGAGGCCGCGGAGCCGGAGGTGGAGGCCGCTGAGCCAGATGGAGAAGCAGAAGGGCCGGTGGGAGAGGCGGCAGAGGCAGATGGGGAGGCGGAGCAGCCCAATGGAGAGGCCGAGTACCCCTATGGGGATGCCGACGAGCCAGATGGTGCCGGCATCGAAGACCCAGAAGAAAGAGCGGAGGAGCCGGAGGGGGATGCCGACGAGCCTGATGGGGCAGGAATAGAAGACCCTGAGGAGGAGGTCGAGGAGGAGATCCAGGTGGAGGAGCCCTACTACAACTGCCAGGAGTGCACCGAGACCTTCTCGTCCTTGGCGGCCTTCGGGGAGCACCTGCGAGCCCACGCCAGCCTGGTCCTGCCCGAGCCCGCTGATGCCCCAGGCGAGGGCGCCGGCCCCAGCGCAGCCCACCAGGCCGACCACCAGTACTTCAGCTGTGACGTCTGCGGCCAGCTCTTCAATGACCTGCTGTCCCTTGCCAGACACCAGAACACCCACACCGGCTGA
- the Peg3 gene encoding paternally-expressed gene 3 protein isoform X3: protein MLPPNHLPNTKPEKYWAPNLYELDSDMTNEPDAVLEGPAACELSHQRFRNLPYMDFVGPQRTLVILRKFCLNWLQPEIHTKEEIVELLVLEQYLTIIPEKLKPWVRARQPDSCEELVALLENYRMYQREDDTNSDEDMRWNRGGTPPVRPVPSFSSDRDREWERERERDRDQDWDRRGRSREVEPRDRWSYSRSPRSRLPQRDLSLPVMARASYQMEREEDRVSMDYESRSQDAESYRSVMEAHEDRKSQNPIHDNMENYRKLLSLGVQLAEDDRHSHMTQGHSSRTKRSAYPSTSRGLKIMPEAKKPSHRRGICEDESSHGVIMEKFIKDVSRGSRSGRAREPSDRLQRLPRVSGDHWRDVSLNRREPMLPQRGYEGSAFRGGFRFNSNLVSRRRVLERKRRYHFDTDAKGLAHEHKGSARKKPFECGSEMRRASSTSTSSLGSASSSEPQPGDLGATAYVCDECGRSFTVISEFVEHQIMHTRENLYEYGESFADNSTPSEDPGRQSGGKRFECKECGEVFSKSAALAEHRRIHAREYLAECKDQDSEEAPMPSPTFSELQKMYGKEKFYECRVCKETFLHSSALVEHQKIHEGMSCGEDKANEYDHEPERRAAFVPSAALREFQKMYGKNKIYECKVCGDSFLHSSSLKEHLKIHARGNPFENKGQGCEGAFMPSPSLKRRQKTYAKEKFFDVKDGRDPFMQSADLSEHQKIHSRKNFFDGRGYEKSAMHSMPFTESQKSHTITRPPEDEEDEKAFTISSNPDEAQTPPTMENAYEGKFCEKSDSHCSGPVEAQKSQGAAGFSKPKVPTGPAMQSSEVPNHMRARFGGNFSAGKEYLASITRSLAIPKSLKRYYVNKEAGSDEKGESSTYLSDLHNKRRKIPARESPYDGDNNDYKDAIMPSTSYAEPRRSLAGDRAAEFKQDGVFSVPTTSVRGHQKARAKKKYLEQRANEATVSHSLPFGELPIVRPREKLYECQECGETFARSSDLIEHQKIHDREKPSGSGHYEQSVNYSMAPTGPQTSYTQEQYAEEQVRDKPNKSATDNSLPEQEENCTQEKTPGEETHIEETQGQTQDQKMEGQETHSEETQDQKMDGQEIQDQKMDVQETQGQEMDGQGTQDQKMDGQEIQDQEMDSQETQDQKMDGQEIQDQKMDVQETQGQEMDGQETEGQEMDGQEIQGQKIDGQETQGQAVDGQEIQGQELDGQEIHGQAMDGQEFQGQESQYQETHGEDTCDQEINSEESQGQEMEGQESQGQEMDDQESQDQETGEDTISQVSSSDEQKDDPEDTIYECQECGLGFVYLTDLTSHQDIHSRKCLVDGREYAYSDVHMHSLMKPRRNRAAERNPAVAGAAIRCLQCGQGFIHSSALNEHMRHHRDDEYLEQTEVAEEIFIQTLALTEFQGSEAEEKLFECTICGECFFTAKQLGDHHTKVHKDEPYEYGASFTHASFLTEPLRRPGPFYECRDCGQAFMHDTILTKHTMFDPDEEEEEEEEEEEEEAATAQEVEVNVLIPREVLCIQGSNVEAAEPEVEAAEPEVEAAEPEVEAAEPDGEAEGPVGEAAEADGEAEQPNGEAEYPYGDADEPDGAGIEDPEERAEEPEGDADEPDGAGIEDPEEEVEEEIQVEEPYYNCQECTETFSSLAAFGEHLRAHASLVLPEPADAPGEGAGPSAAHQADHQYFSCDVCGQLFNDLLSLARHQNTHTG from the exons ATGCTGCCTCCAAATCACTTGCCTAACACCAAACCTGAGAAGTATTGGGCCCCCAATCTCTATGAGCTAGACAGTGACATGACCAATGAGCCGGATGCTGTCCTAGAAGGCCCTGCAGCCTGTGAATTGTCTCATCAGAGGTTTCGGAACTTACCCTATATGGATTTTGTTGGTCCTCAGAGGACCCTGGTCATACTCAGAAAATTCTGCCTCAATTGGTTGCAGCCAGAGATTCACACCAAGGAGGAGATCGTTGAGCTCCTGGTCCTTGAGCAGTACCTGACTATCATTCCGGAAAAGCTCAAGCCTTGGGTACGAGCTAGACAGCCAGACAGCTGTGAGGAGCTGGTTGCCCTGCTGGAGAATTACAGGATGTACCAGCGCGAAG ACGACACCAACAGTGACGAAGACATGAGGTGGAACCGAGGAGGAACCCCTCCAGTCCGACCGGTCCCTTCCTTCAGCA GTGACCGGGACCGGGAGTGGGAGCGGGAGCGGGAGCGGGACCGCGACCAGGACTGGGACcgcagaggcagaagcagggaAGTGGAGCCTCGAGACCGTTGGTCATacagcaggagccccaggagca GGCTGCCTCAGCGTGACCTTTCCCTGCCTGTGATGGCGAGGGCAAGTTACCAaatggaaagagaggaagacaggGTCTCCATGGATTATGAGTCTCGATCCCAG GATGCTGAGTCATACCGGAGTGTCATGGAGGCCCACGAGGACAGGAAGTCTCAGAACCCGATCCACGACAACATGGAGAACTACAGGAAGCTGCTGTCACTGG GGGTACAGCTTGCTGAAGATGACCGCCACTCCCACATGACACAAGGCCACTCCTCCAGAACCAAGCGAAGTGCCTACCCAAGCACCAGCCGAG GTCTGAAAATTATGCCTGAAGCCAAAAAGCCAAGTCATCGTCGGGGAATCTGTGAAGACGAATCTTCTCATGGAGTGATCATGGAGAAATTCATCAAGGATGTGTCCCGTGGCTCCAGATCCGGAAGAGCCCGGGAGCCGAGTGATCGGCTACAGAGGCTCCCCAGAGTGTCAGGCGACCACTGGAGAGATGTCTCATTAAACCGGAGGGAGCCAATGCTCCCTCAGAGGGGTTATGAGGGGAGTGCATTTAGAGGAGGCTTCAGGTTCAACTCTAACCTTGTCTCTAGAAGGAGGGTTCTGGAAAGGAAAAGGCGCTATCATTTTGACACAGATGCGAAGGGTTTGGCTCATGAGCATAAGGGCAGTGCCAGGAAGAAGCCTTTTGAGTGTGGCAGTGAGATGAGGAGGGCTTCCAGCACCAGCACAAGCAGCCTGGGCTCAGCTTCCTCTTCTGAGCCGCAGCCAGGTGATCTGGGGGCGACAGCCTATGTGTGTGATGAGTGTGGGAGGTCCTTCACCGTCATATCAGAGTTCGTGGAACACCAGATCATGCATACCAGGGAGAATCTCTATGAGTATGGCGAGTCCTTTGCTGACAACTCAACTCCCAGTGAGGATCCAGGCCGTCAGAGTGGAGGGAAACGCTTTGAGTGCAAAGAGTGTGGGGAAGTCTTCAGTAAGAGTGCTGCCCTCGCAGAGCACCGCAGAATTCATGCCAGAGAGTACCTGGCCGAGTGTAAGGACCAGGACAGTGAGGAGGCTCCCATGCCCAGCCCGACCTTCAGTGAGCTTCAGAAGATGTATGGCAAAGAGAAATTTTACGAGTGCCGTGTGTGTAAGGAAACCTTCCTTCACAGTTCTGCCCTCGTTGAGCACCAGAAGATCCATGAGGGAATGAGCTGCGGTGAAGACAAGGCCAATGAGTATGACCATGAGCCTGAGCGCAGGGCAGCCTTCGTGCCCAGTGCAGCCCTGAGAGAATTTCAGAAAATGTATGGCAAAAACAAGATCTACGAGTGCAAGGTGTGTGGGGACTCCTTCCTCCATAGCTCCTCTCTGAAAGAGCACCTCAAAATCCATGCCAGGGGAAACCCATTTGAAAACAAGGGCCAGGGATGTGAGGGAGCCTTTATGCCTAGCCCCTCCCTTAAAAGGCGTCAGAAAACTTACGCTAAGGAGAAGTTCTTTGATGTTAAAGATGGCCGGGATCCCTTCATGCAAAgtgcagacctcagtgagcatcAGAAAATTCATTCTCGGAAGAACTTCTTCGATGGCCGTGGATATGAGAAGTCTGCTATGCATAGCATGCCCTTCACTGAATCTCAGAAGAGTCACACCATCACAAGACCACCTGAGGATGAGGAAGATGAAAAGGCCTTCACCATCAGTTCTAACCCTGATGAAGCCCAGACACCTCCCACAATGGAAAATGCCTACGAGGGGAAGTTCTGTGAGAAGTCTGATAgtcactgctcaggccctgtggaGGCTCAGAAAAGTCAGGGTGCAGCCGGGTTCAGCAAACCCAAAGTGCCTACAGGGCCTGCTATGCAGAGCTCAGAGGTCCCCAACCACATGAGAGCCCGTTTTGGAGGAAATTTCTCTGCAGGAAAGGAATACCTGGCGTCCATTACTCGTAGCCTGGCTATTCCCAAATCTCTGAAACGTTACTACGTTAACAAAGAAGCTGGCAGTGATGAGAAGGGAGAGTCCTCCACTTACCTCTCAGACCTTCACAACAAGCGCCGGAAGATTCCTGCCAGAGAGAGCCCTTATGATGGGGATAACAATGATTACAAGGATGCCATCATGCCAAGCACATCCTATGCAGAGCCTAGAAGAAGCCTTGCTGGAGACAGAGCTGCTGAATTTAAACAAGATGGTGTCTTTTCAGTCCCCACCACTAGTGTCCGTGGTCACCAGAAGGCTCGTGCCAAGAAGAAGTACCTTGAGCAGAGGGCCAATGAGGCCACTGTCAGTCATTCCCTACCTTTTGGTGAGCTGCCTATAGTTCGCCCTAGGGAGAAGCTGTATGAATGCCAGGAGTGTGGCGAGACCTTTGCTCGTAGCTCCGACCTCATTGAGCACCAGAAGATTCATGACAGAGAAAAGCCCTCTGGAAGTGGGCACTACGAGCAATCTGTCAATTACAGCATGGCCCCTACTGGTCCTCAGACAAGTTATACCCAAGAGCAGTATGCTGAAGAACAAGTACGTGACAAACCCAACAAATCTGCTACTGACAACAGCCTCCCTGAGCAAGAGGAAAACTGCACCCAAGAGAAGACTCCTGGGGAAGAAACCCACATTGAGGAAACCCAAGGTCAGACCCAGGATCAGAAGATGGAGGGTCAGGAGACCCACAGCGAAGAGACCCAGGATCAGAAGATGGATGGTCAAGAGATCCAGGATCAGAAGATGGATGTTCAAGAGACCCAGGGTCAGGAGATGGATGGTCAGGGGACCCAGGATCAGAAGATGGATGGTCAAGAGATCCAGGATCAGGAGATGGATAGTCAGGAGACCCAGGATCAGAAGATGGATGGTCAGGAGATCCAGGATCAGAAGATGGATGTTCAGGAGACCCAGGGTCAGGAGATGGATGGTCAGGAGACCGAGGGTCAGGAGATGGATGGTCAGGAGATCCAAGGTCAGAAGATAGATGGTCAGGAGACCCAGGGTCAGGCGGTGGATGGTCAGGAGATCCAGGGTCAGGAGTTGGATGGTCAGGAGATCCACGGTCAGGCCATGGATGGTCAGGAGTTCCAGGGTCAGGAGAGTCAGTATCAGGAGACCCATGGCGAAGACACCTGTGATCAGGAGATCAACAGTGAGGAGAGCCAGGGTCAGGAGATGGAAGGTCAGGAAAGCCAAGGTCAGGAGATGGACGATCAGGAGAGCCAGGATCAGGAGACAGGTGAGGATACTATCAGTCAGGTGTCGAGTTCTGATGAGCAGAAGGACGATCCCGAAGACACCATCTACGAATGCCAGGAGTGTGGACTGGGCTTCGTGTACCTCACAGACCTCACCAGCCATCAGGACATCCACAGCAGGAAGTGCCTGGTCGACGGCCGAGAATACGCGTACTCCGATGTCCACATGCATTCCCTCA TGAAGCCGAGGAGGAACCGAGCGGCCGAGAGGAATCCTGCTGTGGCTGGGGCGGCCATCCGATGCCTCCAGTGCGGGCAAGGCTTCATCCACAGCTCAGCCCTCAACGAGCACATGCGGCACCACAGGGATGATGAGTACCTGGAGCAGACGGAGGTGGCTGAGGAGATCTTCATCCAGACCCTGGCCCTCACCGAGTTCCAGGGCAGCGAGGCCGAGGAGAAGCTCTTCGAATGCACCATCTGTGGAGAATGCTTCTTTACCGCCAAGCAGCTGGGGGACCACCACACCAAGGTCCACAAGGATGAGCCCTACGAGTACGGGGCTTCCTTCACCCATGCCTCGTTCCTCACCGAGCCCCTCCGACGCCCCGGGCCCTTCTATGAGTGCCGGGACTGTGGGCAGGCCTTCATGCATGACACCATCCTCACCAAGCACACCATGTTTGACCccgatgaggaagaagaggaagaggaggaggaggaagaagaagaagccgcCACCGCCCAGGAGGTTGAAGTCAACGTCCTCATCCCACGAGAAGTCCTGTGCATCCAGGGGTCAAACGTAGAAGCTGCAGAGCCGGAGGTGGAGGCGGCTGAGCCAGAGGTAGAGGCCGCGGAGCCGGAGGTGGAGGCCGCTGAGCCAGATGGAGAAGCAGAAGGGCCGGTGGGAGAGGCGGCAGAGGCAGATGGGGAGGCGGAGCAGCCCAATGGAGAGGCCGAGTACCCCTATGGGGATGCCGACGAGCCAGATGGTGCCGGCATCGAAGACCCAGAAGAAAGAGCGGAGGAGCCGGAGGGGGATGCCGACGAGCCTGATGGGGCAGGAATAGAAGACCCTGAGGAGGAGGTCGAGGAGGAGATCCAGGTGGAGGAGCCCTACTACAACTGCCAGGAGTGCACCGAGACCTTCTCGTCCTTGGCGGCCTTCGGGGAGCACCTGCGAGCCCACGCCAGCCTGGTCCTGCCCGAGCCCGCTGATGCCCCAGGCGAGGGCGCCGGCCCCAGCGCAGCCCACCAGGCCGACCACCAGTACTTCAGCTGTGACGTCTGCGGCCAGCTCTTCAATGACCTGCTGTCCCTTGCCAGACACCAGAACACCCACACCGGCTGA